Part of the Aquimarina sp. TRL1 genome, GAAGTTTGCCAGTCTCTTTCTTGTCCTGTAGGTCCGGTAATTCTGTACTCAAAGGAGTTGGCTCCATTTGTAGCTGTCGGAGTAAGTGTTGCATCAGCAGTTAGGTCATCACATTCTACCTGCGAGAAATCAATTTTCAAATCAATTACCTGCTGTAATGGGGCAACAGTCAGTTGACCTAATTCGACAGGGCAGATAGCAGTATTTGTATCTCGAATGTACACAGTATAGACTCCATTTTTTAAGCCTGTAAATGATCCGGTTGTATTAGTAAAATCAACACCATCAATACTATACTCGTAATTTCCATTTCCATTTTTAGGGTTTGTAATACTAATTGTAGCCGTTTGTTCAGGAATTCCGGCAGCGGTACACTTATATTCTTGTGTAATCTTAAAATCAGCTTCAATAGCTTTTGTTTCAGGAAGGTTTACTGTGACAGTTTTGGAGTTACAACCAAATTGATCAACTACGATAACACTGTGGTTTCCTGGAGTTATGTTATTAAAAACATGTGTAGTGGTGTTGATCGCTTGTGTAAAAATATTACTGTCCAAAATATAGATGAAAGGACCTTCTCCAGCAGTGACTTCTACTTGCATAGCACCTTTGTTTCCTGGGCATTTTGCAGGAACTCCTGTCATAGTGATCTCTAGCTCTTCATAGGTAGTCACAGTCACGGTTCCTGCAGGAATAATACATCCTGTAGTTTCATCTTTTACATAAATATCTCTTGCTCCTGCCGAAGTAAACCTAAACTCATTCGTGGTATTAGGTTCTGGGGTTAATGCTGGAGTCATTGTATCACTGGTACTAAAGGTAAAAGGACCTTTACCCCCCGTTATATTAACAATGAACAGGGCAGTATGCTCATCGTCATCAAAGTTAGGTTGCGTAGCATCTGGTTGGTAATTTGTATTACAACTCAGGTCTTTTTGAAGAGATGCAGTTGCTATAAAATCATCTGATTTTTTTATGGTTTTTCGTTGGGTATCAATACAATCTCCATCATAAGATAAAACTTCGATATCATATGTGTCAGGGTTTAGCCCTTTAAAAGTATGGTTTGTTTCAGTTGTAGGTCCTTCTGAAGCAGTAAAATTGTTTGTTGTGCTACTGATATTGTAGGTGTAGTTAGAAGCTCCATCTTCTACTTTTATTAACATCTCTCCGGTATCGTTCGGACATCCGGGATCAAAAGTGGTAATGGTTACTGTTGGGTCTTTTGTATCCATTAGTTTAGAAGCTTCAAATGTGCAGGCAGTTGGAAGACCATTGTTTTGACGGACTTTAACTGTATATTTCCCTTTGTCTGTCAATCCGGAAAATTCTGGAGAATCTTGAAACCCGTTAGCATCAGGATCAAGAGTTGGATCTCCTTGGGTTGGCATGGTAGCTCCAGAAGGAGTTTGTAATTGATATTCGTAATGGTTGGAAGAGTTTTGAACACGTAATACTCCTTTCACATCACAAATGATATTTTTTACCGCCACCAGATTGGGTTTAAAGTTATTTTTATAGACATTGAAATAGAATGAAATAGTACAGTTTCCGTCAAATACACTTTTGATTCGGTATTCTCCAGCTTCTGTTACTGTGAATTCTCTATTCGTTCCTAATGCAGTCCATTCAGGTTCACATTGACCATCAATAGTAGGACAATTTTCATTTCTGATAACAGAAGGACATGCAGCAGAGTCTAAACGCTCCCAGGTAATACTAGTGGCATCGACAAAACCGGAGTCAAGAGTAATTTCATCATCTTCACCACATAAAAACAGCTCAGGAAGTTTATCTCCTGTAACGGCACAGGTTCTGATATTTCCATTAACAGTAGTACGTTCTGCTATTTCTATGATAGGATTAACAATCTCATTAAAAGCTTTTACGGTCCAGATTTCAAATAAATCAGGACAATCTGTATTTCCGGTTTTATCTACTCGATATCGACCACTACTACTAACTGTTATAGTTTGTGTATTTCCAATAATAGCATTGGTGTCTAAATTGGTCCATCTATAAGCTGTAAATCCTCCTCCTGCTGTAATATCGGCAGTGCCTGAACAAATAAAAAGATCAAAATTACCATCACAGTCATTCATATCGATTAAAAAAGTAGAAGCTCCTTCTATATCAAATAGACAAGCATCTTGATCCAGGATACTCTCTTCTTCATTTATAGTAACACCTGACATACTTCCTGTATATGTTGCCAAGGCAATGTTTTTTATTTCATTAGAACAAGCTTCTCTGAGATCGGCACAACTTTCTACAACATTAGTTTTAAATTTAATTTTTATGGCACTATCGAATCGTTCTACTACAGTATTATCAATTGTAATATTGATTTGTCTATTTGGAGAATCATAGGAGGCGTTAAGCCCGGTATCAGCATCAATAGACCCAGGAACAAAATTGACATTTGCAGGAATAATATCTTTTATACTGGCATTAGTGATGTTTTCATTTCCTTGATTTTCTATTTCTAATTCATAAAAGATTTCATCTCCCAGTTTTACGTTCCCTCCGGTGATGTCATTTCCATCTTTGTCCAATACTCTTTTTAATACTTTTAATACCGGATGACTGATCACAACCGGATCATCATATGAAGCAGCTGTAACTAAACCGTTTGCATTAATTCTATTAGATCCGTCATTGTTTGTTGCAGTATCAGCATCACCATATTCAAATCCATCATCGTTATCCGCTAAGGGGTTGTTATAAGCGATATCAGCATCACTACAACCATCTTCGTCACTGTCCAGGTTGAGAAAATCGAATGAACCATTATTTCCAGTGTCAATTGGTATGGTTCCATTTCCGGCAGAACTAGGAATACCAAGAGTAATAGTATTATTAGCGTTATTATCATTGTCATCAGCTCTTCCATCATCATTGTCATCTGTACCACCAGCTTCTACGACATCATATATACCATCGTTATCGCTATCCAGATCTAAGCTATTGGCAATTCCATCCCCATCTGTGTCTTGACAATTCTCTAACATATCTATAGAAAAAAGCTGAACATTATCAATTAAGTTTCCAACACTACGACTGTTTCTATGAGTAGATACTGATTCTAATATAAATAAAGTAGTGTTTTGACCAGGGGGAACAGTGTAGACCCCTACATATTGTCTCCAATTGTTACGTCCTGTTCTCATGACAGTTTGAACAGGAGCACCTGCTAATGTAGCACCTATTCGTACAGATGCTTCGTCTGTTCCAGCCCTACCTTTATGAGAAACAGACCAAAATATACGATCACCAGGTTGTACATTTAATGTTTGAAATATAGCGGAAGGGCGGGTAGAGTTAAGTTCTATTATAACATCTCCCTGAGGAGCATTAACATTTAGGAAATTTCTCCCCCAATATTCGATGATTCCAATAGAGCTATTCCATCCGGTGACTCTATTATGATTAACAAGAGCCCATCTCCTTGGAGCAACCAGATTATCTAATTCAAAACTACCATTCACTAATAATTCCGGGAAATTACATTCAATAGTATCAGGGATTCCATCATTATCATCATCCAGATCGTATAAATCACATAAGTTATCATTATCAGCATCTCCTGTACCTATATTGTTTACAGTAAGGCATTGCGCCACAGAGTATTGGTGGAATAATAAAAAGGGGAGTATGAGAAGAGCACGTTTAGTAAGGGATATTTTTTTTTGCAGGGCTATTTTCATGATTCATTTTTTTGGTCTGTCATTGAGGTATTGAAATTTTCAAAAAAAATATAAAACCATAAATAAGACCAGCTAAAATGGTCTTAGAATGTCGTAAAAGGTTTATTAAATAGGTTTGAGATTGTCATTAATTTTTAACAACAACTACAAACAATTGTCACTTTTTAAAGTGGTAAAAAACGAAACTCGATTATGAGTTTGAATCAAACATTTTTTTTGAAAAAGATAGTAATATAGGGTTAGTTTATTAACGTACAGGCTATGGCTCAGTCGTTAGAGTAAAACTTTGTTTGTCAAACTCAAATAAGATGATTTTTCTTGATAATGATATGTTGGTAGCGGATACGTAGTTGTTTCTCATATTTGGTTGTTTAGGGGTTATTAAAAAGTAATACATAGATGAAAAAAGCAGTATTTTCAATGCTTTGTGGTTTTTTCATCGTTTAAAAACGTGTTTTTGTCGTTAAAAAACATCAATAAAATTACTGGATTTTAGTCATTTAAACAAAAAAAATATAGGATTTGTTAAGATAAATGATAAATTTTTAGTAAATATTTTGCTTTTATCTTGTGTTTTTTGAGGTTTAACCGTGTTTTTTTTGTCAAAAACACATAATAAGATTGAAGAGATTATTAAATATGTATTTTTATTTTATGTAAGAAAATTACTTCTTTTGTTTAAGGCTTGTGTTTATGCGTGAATAGCCAGTACATATTTTAAAAGGAGGGATGTTATTCTAAGATAGAACCAAAGAGCGTTCTTTTGATTATTATACCCCTGTTTCTTTTTTCCATTTTCTGATTCTGCTTCTTGCATTTTTGTAGGGCGAAGAAGTGTTTAATTGAATCATCTTTCCCAACGACCATTTATCATACCAGGCAGTGTGATATAGTTCCTCATTAGAGTATGATGTTACCATGGAAAGAATAGCAACATGGTTTTTTTCTAGTAGAAAAAGAAGTTCTGCATAGGTTTTATGTTCGTAGTCATTATAAAACTTTTGAGCAAGCAAGCCTAATTGGTTCCATTTATATCCGGTTTCGGGAAAGTCAACGTGCTGTTGCTTTCTTTTTTTTGCTTCCCATGTCAATACCAGTGTTCCCCATCCAATAAGATACGAAATCAAGTTACAGACGCTCATTTCAGTGTTTTTGGCATGACCTGGTAACTCCTTATTATATGTAAGACTTTGTGGAATGGCTGTTAAATCATTTTTCAACTTATTGTAATCTGTTTGGATTGCTTTGAGTAGCTCTTCTTTGTTTTTAGGAACTGCCATTGTTTTTTGTTTTGGTAAAAATAAGGATCATGAAAGGGGTTTTAAGGAGGTGAAATTTAGTTTTTAGGTCTAAACCGTAAGTTTTTAACAGCAAAAATAGAGTCAATTGTGTGTTTCATCTTGTTTTTGTGTTTTTCGTCGATTTTTTATGGTTTTTTTGGAAAAATATGATTATATTTATGTAAACAATTTAAAACCAACACATTATGATGAATTTTTACACTATTTTCAAACTAAGTTTTAATACATTTTTTTCTTTTCTTAGAGATCTTCCAGGAGCATCACGTTATGCTATGAGAAGATGATAAGAAGATCTATAAAAATGCTTTTTAAACCTAATAAACGAGAATGTTAAATATAATGTTCTCGTTTATTTTTTGCTTCTTTTTATCGGGTTAATAACGTAATGATTTGTGTGTGTTCTGGAAAGAGTGACTGTAGGTAATCACGCTTTGGGAGTTCGAAATCCTGAAAATCAAATCCTGGAGAAACGGTACACCCAACCAGAGAAAAAGTAGCTTCTTTTTGTAAGTTTGCTGCAAACCAATAGCCTCCTGGAACAGTAAATTGAGGAAGCTCTCCATTCGAAAAGTCTTTTCCAATACGAACCATAGAATAGTGTCCTTCAGGAGAGATCATATGCAGTTGGATAGGTGCACCATCGTAAAAGTGCCAGATTTCATCTTGTTTAATCCTGTGAAAAGCAGAAAAAGTGTCAGATGTTAGTAAGAAATATATAGCTGTAGTATAATTTCTGGAACTGCTGTACGTGTCAGGAAGGGCAGCTTTTGGAATCTCTTCTTTACTGCGATATGTTTCTCTAAAATATCCTCCTTCTGGATGTGGTTGTAAATCCAAATGTTTAATAATAGACTGTGCTGTATTCATGATGCTTAATTTCTATGGCTAGTATAAAAAAAATAAAGACTCAAAACTATTTTTTTTGAGTACGAAAAAACTGATAGTTTGAAAAGTTTTGAAGGAGAGGTTTGAAAAGTCGTTTTAATTAGTATATTAATCAGACTAATCTGAATGCTTATGAGATATCTAATCATAATATTGTTAGGATTTGTGCAATGGAATTATGCACAAGAGACTTTGGGAATAGAAAAAGGAGTATCTATTTCTAAAATAGAAGGAGAAATAGTACAGTTGGTACAGCTCAATCGACAACTTACCAGAAATATTTCTGGTTTGAGTCAGGTAGTTAATAAACAGTTGACTAGTATTGGGGAGCTGAAAACCGAAACAGTTAATCAGGAAAAAAAACTTACAAATTTATCGACTGATGTCAGTAATAGGATAGCAGCCTCTGAAAAAAATACTGATAGGAAGCTGATTTCGGTGCAAGAAAGTATTCAGACTAGAATGGATTTTTTACTCAAAGAAAATAGCATGTTAAAAGATCGATTAACGTTGTTTTTTTGGGTAACATTATTTATTGTGCTAGGAGGGCTTCTGTTAGGAGGGTATGGATATCATAAGTTAGCAACAAAATATAACCTTTTGCTATATCAGCTAGAAGAAAAAAAGGTGTCAGAAAAATCAGATAATGACCCTGTAAAAAAAGAGCTGTTTTATGCATTGCAGGCAATAGAAGAAAAAGTAAACCAAGTAAAAGAAGTCGTCATGATGGATAAGAGTAAAAAAGAAGAAAAGTCAAAAGTAAAAACAGAAGAAGTCGTCGAAAAAACGAAACAAGATGCCGAAGAAACTTTACTAGAAAATCAGGAGGAGGGGAAGCAAGAGATAGAAGAAACAGAAAAAGAAATCCCTGAAATAGCAGCAGAAAAAGAGGTCAAGAAAGAGAAGGTTAAGAAGGAGAAAGCTAAGAAAGAGAAGGCTAAGAAAGAGAAGGCTAAGAAGGAGAAGGCTAAGAAGGAGAAGGCTAAGAAAGAGAAGGCTAAGAAAGAGAAGGCTAAGAAAGAGAAGGCTAAGAAAGAGAAGGCTAAGAAAGAGAAGGCTAAGAAAGAGAAGGCTAAGAAAGAGAAGGCTAAGAAGGAGAAAGCTAAGAAGGAGAAAGCTAAGAAGGAGAAAGCTAAGAAGGAGAAAGCTAAGAAGAAAAAAGAATAGAATAAAGAACCGATATAAGACTATATCGGTTTTTTTTGTAAAGAATACTTTTTGTTCTATGAATTAAAGTGAGGTAACAGATGTTTTACGATATGGAATATACGTATCTTTACCGATTCAAAAAAAGAAGGAATGCTCAACAACTACACCAGAGAATTCAGATATAATATGAGACTGGCTGCCCCTGTAATGTTAGGAATGCTAGGGCATACTTTTGTAGGCTTAGTAGATAATATTATGGTGGGCCAACTAGGGACAGCTGAATTAGCAGCCGTGTCTCTGGGGAATAGTTTTATGTTCATTGCGATCTCATTAGGGATTGGATTTTCTACAGCTTTGACTCCTTTGATAGCAGAAGCCGATGGAGAGGGGAATTTCCAGGCAGGAAAATCATCATTTAAGCATGGGTTGGTATTGTGTACTTCGTTAGGAATCTTTCTATTTGCAGCAATATGGATAGCCAAGCCATTAATGTATTTGATGAAGCAGCCGGTAGAAGTGGTAGAGTATGCCATCCCATATCTGGATTTGGTAGCCTTCTCTCTTATTCCGTTGATTGTATTTCAGGCATTTAAGCAGTTTTCAGATGGTCTGTCAATGACGAAATACCCAATGTATGCTACTTTGATAGCTAATATTGTCAATATACTACTGAATTATGTGTTGATTTTTGGGAAATTAGGTTTTCCGGAATTGGGAATTATTGGAGCTGCTATCGGAACATTGATATCCCGAATTGTTATGGTGATCTGTTTATGGTGGTTCCTGAAAAATGAAGAAAAGTCTAATGCGTTTATTAGTGGTATCAAGTTTTTTACCCTTGAAAAAATAATGCTTAAAAAAATCATCGCTTTAGGATTTCCTTCAGCACTACAAATGTTATTTGAAGTCGGGATCTTTACTGCTGCTGTCTGGTTGTCTGGTATTTTGGGAAAAAATCCACAGGCAGCCAATCAAATAGCATTGAATTTATCTTCTATGACATTTATGGTGGCAACAGGGTTAAGTGTGGCTGCTATGGTAAGAGTAGGGAATCAGAAAGGCTTGAAACGGTATGATGAATTAAAAAGAATAGCGACCTCTTTTTTTATTCTTACCCTATTAATAGAAATTGTTTTTGCAGGATTGTTTGTATGCTTTAATGAGTTACTGCCTAAAATATATCTGGATATTGATGATGCAGAAAATTTAATAGATAATGCAGAGGTGTTAACAATTGCGGCCAAGTTGTTATTAATAGCGGCATTGTTTCAAATATCGGATGGAGTTCAGGTGGTGGTTTTGGGAGCTTTGCGAGGGCTTCAGGATGTGAAAATACCTACGCTTATTACTTTTTTTGCATATTGGGTGGTTGGTTTTCCTGTATCCTATTACTTGGGATTATATACATCTTATAAAAGTGAAGGGATCTGGTTAGGATTACTTGCAGGTTTAAGTACTTCAGCTGTTTTACTATTCGGAAGATTTTATTATTTAAGTAAAAAAATATCTGAGAATTCAGAGGAGAAAACAACGGTTAATTAAAATAACCTTTGTAGTTTTGACAATAATTTTTTTGAACATATGGAGTTTCCAAAATTCTTATTGGGGGACAATACAGATTACCCTAATGCCATTTTTGTAATACATACTGAGTTTCCCCGATTCATCATTAATTTAGAAAACGATGAAGTAGAATGGTTAGAAGAGTTTGATAAAAATGATCAAGAAGAGTTGCAAAATGAAGCAGAGCGGTTGTTCGAACAAGCAAATGAATTTTACGACAGAGAAATTTCCAGATACGAAGCGTAATAGTATACATAAAGCGCATAGGGGCAAGTCTATGAGGTGTTCAAAAGGAACTACTATGAGATTTTAAGCACAAGTGTTGACGCGTATAAGCCTCACTTAGAGTATAACTAACAAGGATATAAATTTGTTTTAATGGAAGAGTTGATACAATTAGATAAAGAGTTGTTTTTGTATTTGAACAATCTCGGGACAACAACATGGGATGGTTTCTGGTTATTTATGACAGAAAAGTTTTATCAGATTCCATTATACGCTGTCCTTTTGTATTTCTTCTATAAAATATTTGGACCCAAAGGATTGCTGATAACTATCTTAGTCGTAGCGGCTTTAATAACAGCGACGGATCAATTGTCTAATTTGTTTAAAAATGTATTGTTCATGCGTCCTAGACCATGTAGAGCAGAAGGAGTTTCGGAATTGACTCGTTTTATTGCAGAAAGGTGTGGTAGACATGGGTATTTTTCAGGTCATTCGGCGAGTTCTATGGCTTTGGCATTTTTTACAGGTTTAGCACTTAGAAAACGACTGAAATATATTTTTGTATTGATGATTGTTTGGTCATTTATTGTTAGTTACAGTAGAATTTATATCGGAGTGCATTACCCAGGAGATGTCCTGACAGGATGGGGTATTGGAGCTCTGTTGGGAATAGGAGCTTTTCGCCTTCATCAATGGCTTATTACAAAGTATATAAAAGCATAAACAAAATGTCATTTTATGACTGTATTTTAGGTTAGAGACTAGAGGTTCTTCTACGCAAAGAGAAGAAATCCTTTTCTAAAGATATACGTATCCCAAAAAACGTTCTTTCAGGAATGAGGAAATGACTATTGTCCTATAAAAAAAGGAAACATTGATTTTTTGATATTAAATTAAGGCAGGATACACAGTATGTTTACTGTGGTATAACAGTATGTATTGGGTTTTGTGTTTTTTGAAATTGCTAAAAAATCATAAAAAAAAAATTTTTTTTTGAGGTTATAGATTGAAAGGTAAGAAGTTGGTATTATTAAAATATTAAAACTTTCGAAAAGCATTTTTTTTT contains:
- a CDS encoding ClbS/DfsB family four-helix bundle protein, yielding MAVPKNKEELLKAIQTDYNKLKNDLTAIPQSLTYNKELPGHAKNTEMSVCNLISYLIGWGTLVLTWEAKKRKQQHVDFPETGYKWNQLGLLAQKFYNDYEHKTYAELLFLLEKNHVAILSMVTSYSNEELYHTAWYDKWSLGKMIQLNTSSPYKNARSRIRKWKKETGV
- a CDS encoding cupin domain-containing protein, whose product is MNTAQSIIKHLDLQPHPEGGYFRETYRSKEEIPKAALPDTYSSSRNYTTAIYFLLTSDTFSAFHRIKQDEIWHFYDGAPIQLHMISPEGHYSMVRIGKDFSNGELPQFTVPGGYWFAANLQKEATFSLVGCTVSPGFDFQDFELPKRDYLQSLFPEHTQIITLLTR
- a CDS encoding MATE family efflux transporter; translation: MLNNYTREFRYNMRLAAPVMLGMLGHTFVGLVDNIMVGQLGTAELAAVSLGNSFMFIAISLGIGFSTALTPLIAEADGEGNFQAGKSSFKHGLVLCTSLGIFLFAAIWIAKPLMYLMKQPVEVVEYAIPYLDLVAFSLIPLIVFQAFKQFSDGLSMTKYPMYATLIANIVNILLNYVLIFGKLGFPELGIIGAAIGTLISRIVMVICLWWFLKNEEKSNAFISGIKFFTLEKIMLKKIIALGFPSALQMLFEVGIFTAAVWLSGILGKNPQAANQIALNLSSMTFMVATGLSVAAMVRVGNQKGLKRYDELKRIATSFFILTLLIEIVFAGLFVCFNELLPKIYLDIDDAENLIDNAEVLTIAAKLLLIAALFQISDGVQVVVLGALRGLQDVKIPTLITFFAYWVVGFPVSYYLGLYTSYKSEGIWLGLLAGLSTSAVLLFGRFYYLSKKISENSEEKTTVN
- a CDS encoding phosphatase PAP2 family protein gives rise to the protein MEELIQLDKELFLYLNNLGTTTWDGFWLFMTEKFYQIPLYAVLLYFFYKIFGPKGLLITILVVAALITATDQLSNLFKNVLFMRPRPCRAEGVSELTRFIAERCGRHGYFSGHSASSMALAFFTGLALRKRLKYIFVLMIVWSFIVSYSRIYIGVHYPGDVLTGWGIGALLGIGAFRLHQWLITKYIKA